The following are encoded in a window of Sphaerisporangium siamense genomic DNA:
- a CDS encoding response regulator: MIRVLIADDHPVVRQGLRTFLGLQDDLEVVGEAADGAEAVELAASLAPDVLLLDLKMPVLDGLGALGRLAERGVGARVIVLTSVSDKGDVAPAMRSGAAGFLYKDVDPAALVQAIRAVHGGQVLLAPEAADAMLAGRGAEAGRAPGPIAVLTEREREVLALIASGLSNREIARRLVVAEKTVKTHVSNVLMKLGVQDRTQAALYAVRHGLG; this comes from the coding sequence GTGATCCGGGTGCTGATCGCCGACGACCATCCCGTCGTGCGCCAGGGGCTGCGGACGTTCCTCGGCCTGCAGGACGACCTGGAGGTCGTGGGCGAGGCCGCGGACGGCGCCGAGGCCGTCGAGCTGGCCGCCTCGCTGGCGCCCGACGTGCTGCTGCTCGACCTGAAGATGCCCGTGCTGGACGGCCTCGGCGCGCTCGGACGGCTGGCCGAGCGCGGCGTCGGGGCGCGGGTCATCGTACTGACGTCGGTGAGCGACAAGGGGGACGTCGCGCCCGCCATGCGCTCGGGGGCCGCGGGCTTCCTCTACAAGGACGTCGACCCGGCGGCGCTGGTGCAGGCGATCCGCGCGGTCCACGGCGGCCAGGTGCTGCTCGCGCCCGAGGCCGCCGACGCCATGCTGGCCGGTCGCGGCGCCGAGGCCGGGCGGGCCCCCGGGCCGATCGCGGTGCTGACCGAGCGGGAACGCGAGGTGCTGGCGCTGATCGCCTCGGGCCTGTCCAACCGCGAGATCGCCAGAAGGCTCGTCGTCGCCGAGAAGACCGTCAAGACCCACGTCTCCAACGTGCTGATGAAGCTCGGAGTCCAGGACCGCACCCAGGCGGCGCTCTACGCGGTACGCCATGGCCTGGGCTAG
- a CDS encoding IS481 family transposase, whose protein sequence is MPHRNAPLTELGRLRLARCVVEDGWPLRRAAERFQVAVTTARRWAERYRLHGAAGMTDRSSRPRHSPRRTPTRTERRIIKVRLAHRWGPARIAYLLRLNPATVHRVLTRYRLARLSHLDRATATPIRRYERATPGELIHVDIKKLGNIPDGGGHKIHGRAAGGRNSSAHRDPARPRTRHGRPNLGYGYLHNAIDDHSRLAYTEILPDETKETATAFWLRAQAYFTSCGITVQRVLTDNGSAYRSHLWRDTLTAAGITHKRTRPYRPQTNGKVERYNRTLLDEWAYAHPYRSETERRQALPQWLHTYNHHRGHTALNGAPPASRVPNLTGQNT, encoded by the coding sequence ATGCCCCACCGTAACGCCCCCCTGACCGAACTGGGACGCCTTCGCCTGGCCCGGTGCGTCGTCGAGGACGGCTGGCCACTGCGCCGTGCCGCCGAACGCTTCCAGGTCGCGGTGACCACCGCCCGCCGCTGGGCCGAGCGCTACCGCCTGCACGGTGCGGCAGGCATGACCGACCGCTCCAGCCGTCCACGCCACAGCCCTCGGCGTACTCCAACCCGTACCGAGCGGCGCATCATCAAGGTCCGTCTGGCCCACCGCTGGGGACCGGCCCGCATCGCCTACCTGCTGCGCCTCAACCCCGCCACCGTGCACCGCGTCCTGACCCGCTACCGCCTGGCCCGCCTGTCGCATCTGGACCGCGCCACGGCCACCCCCATCCGCCGCTACGAGCGCGCCACCCCAGGTGAACTCATCCACGTCGACATCAAAAAGCTGGGCAACATCCCCGACGGCGGCGGCCACAAGATCCACGGCCGGGCGGCAGGCGGCCGCAACAGCTCCGCCCACCGCGACCCGGCCCGGCCACGAACCCGCCACGGCCGCCCCAACCTGGGCTACGGCTATCTGCACAACGCCATCGACGACCACTCCCGCCTGGCCTACACCGAAATCCTGCCCGACGAGACCAAGGAAACCGCCACCGCGTTCTGGCTACGGGCCCAGGCATACTTCACCAGCTGCGGCATCACCGTGCAGCGGGTACTGACCGACAACGGCTCGGCCTACCGCTCCCACCTATGGCGCGACACCCTGACCGCAGCCGGCATCACCCACAAACGCACCCGCCCCTACCGTCCCCAGACCAACGGCAAGGTCGAACGCTACAACCGCACCCTGCTGGACGAATGGGCCTACGCCCACCCCTACCGGTCAGAGACCGAACGCCGCCAAGCACTCCCACAGTGGCTCCACACCTACAATCACCACCGCGGCCACACCGCGCTGAACGGCGCACCACCCGCCAGCCGCGTACCCAACCTCACGGGACAGAACACCTAG